A single region of the Equus przewalskii isolate Varuska chromosome 26, EquPr2, whole genome shotgun sequence genome encodes:
- the AJM1 gene encoding apical junction component 1 homolog yields MTRTDPPDLLVSTVYQDIKVAAPGPASRRPPCERSMARPAAPAPFNKRHCRSFDFLEALDGAAMEAQPEPPPPEPAAQRSRPRDGEPRRRARSKSAPRAPPGLAPAPASPPVLPRRGREPQRAARAEVSPRREPAYPALRALANELHPIKLQPQRSGPGRIAPLCATAGRCAPPEPPAGPAPHVRCRLDIKPDDAVLQHAARGSRPWGPAESAPWARAAPQLHGLTVPGPRHVALSRTPTPSDTYCADPRALYCDGPLPGPRDYAERRSLPFTTPPGPTQFFYTEEPEGHPGGFTASPGPPFDSYYARPFPSEEPPGPSPRRGAGYYAGEMRTFPVQEPPSRSYYGEAPRAYLPPCGPRYAPEEPRAHPAARPFYTEDFGRYRDRDALARTYPYPRGSPAWGDWGPRPYRTLQVAPPPDPGPLLASWHGGTGTSPPRLATDTRHYSRSWDNILAPGPRREDPLGRGRSYENLLGREVREPRGASPEGRRPPVVVNLSTSPRRYAALSLSETSLSEKGRLGEGLGRNWYVTPEITITDNDLRAAERPATRGWEWPGGRQRPPPPATLDGPTSGRQRSLEQLDELITDLVIDSRPPAGQAPEAAADGLGRQLHRLLDSRPAGPGAPALAPRSPPASAGSAEEPAGPGQAADGSPEPSADEDDLMTCSNARCRRTETMFNACLYFKSCHSCYTYYCSRLCRREDWDAHKARCVYGRVGSVCRHVLQFCRDSGPVHRAFSRIARVGFLSRGRGVLFLGFPSPGSADNFLRFGLEGLLLSPTYLSLRELATHAAPLGSYARELAAAGRLYEPAECFLLSVSVAVGPSAAPPGAPSRPAPAPRSPGPTVRKFAKVALAAGSPARPPPARGREPDMETLILTPPPGTAGLDQDGEAGRRAREVAFIHIQRELRLRGVFLRHEFPRVYEQLCEFVEDNRRFTPTTIYPTDRRTGRPFMCMIMAASEPRALDWVASANLLDDIM; encoded by the coding sequence ATGACCCGCACGGACCCGCCAGATCTGCTGGTGTCGACCGTGTACCAGGACATCAAGGTGGCGGCCCCGGGGCCCGCGTCGAGGCGCCCGCCATGTGAGCGCTCCATGGCCCGGCCTGCTGCGCCTGCGCCTTTCAACAAGCGCCACTGCCGCAGCTTCGACTTCCTGGAGGCGCTGGACGGAGCGGCCATGGAGGCCCAACCGGAGCCGCCGCCCCCGGAGCCCGCCGCGCAGCGCTCCCGGCCCCGCGACGGCGAGCCCCGGCGCCGCGCCCGCTCCAAGAGCGCGCCCCGCGCACCCCCGGGCCTGGCGCCCGCGCCTGCCTCGCCGCCGGTCCTGCCGCGCCGAGGCCGGGAGCCCCAGCGGGCAGCGCGGGCCGAGGTATCGCCCCGCCGGGAGCCTGCGTACCCCGCGCTGCGCGCGCTTGCCAACGAGCTGCACCCCATCAAGCTGCAGCCGCAGCGGAGCGGCCCTGGCCGCATTGCGCCCCTGTGCGCCACTGCCGGCCGCTGCGCGCCCCCCGAGCCGCCCGCCGGGCCCGCCCCCCACGTTCGCTGCCGCCTGGACATCAAGCCCGATGATGCGGTGCTGCAGCATGCCGCCCGGGGCTCGCGGCCGTGGGGGCCCGCCGAGAGCGCGCCCTGGGCCCGCGCCGCCCCGCAGCTCCACGGCCTCACAGTGCCCGGGCCTCGCCACGTGGCGCTGTcgcgcacccccacccccagtgacaCGTACTGCGCAGATCCCCGGGCGCTGTACTGCGACGGGCCCCTGCCTGGGCCCCGGGACTATGCGGAACGCCGAAGTCTGCCCTTCACCACCCCGCCAGGCCCCACCCAGTTCTTCTACACTGAGGAGCCCGAGGGCCACCCCGGCGGTTTCACAGCCAGCCCGGGTCCTCCCTTCGACAGCTACTACGCCAGGCCCTTCCCGTCCGAGGAGCCCCCCGGGCCCAGTCCAAGGCGTGGGGCCGGCTACTATGCTGGGGAAATGCGCACCTTCCCGGTCCAGGAACCGCCCTCCCGTTCCTACTACGGGGAGGCCCCCCGAGCCTACCTCCCTCCCTGTGGCCCCCGCTATGCCCCCGAGGAGCCCCGAGCCCACCCCGCCGCCCGTCCCTTTTACACAGAGGACTTCGGACGGTACCGCGACCGCGATGCCTTGGCGCGGACTTACCCATACCCACGCGGCAGCCCAGCCTGGGGCGACTGGGGCCCGCGGCCTTACCGCACCCTGCAGGTGGCGCCTCCCCCGGACCCCGGCCCATTACTCGCCTCGTGGCACGGTGGCACCGGCACCAGCCCGCCCCGGCTGGCCACCGACACCCGCCACTACTCGCGTTCCTGGGACAACATCCTAGCGCCCGGGCCGCGCCGCGAGGACCCTCTGGGCCGCGGCCGCAGCTATGAGAACCTGCTAGGGCGCGAGGTGCGGGAGCCTAGGGGCGCATCACCCGAAGGCCGGCGCCCGCCCGTGGTGGTGAACCTGTCCACCTCGCCCAGACGCTACGCGGCGCTGTCGCTGTCGGAGACGTCGCTGTCCGAGAAGGGCCGCCTGGGCGAGGGCCTGGGCCGCAACTGGTATGTCACGCCAGAGATCACCATCACCGACAACGATCTGCGCGCCGCGGAGCGCCCAGCCACCAGGGGCTGGGAATGGCCAGGAGGCCGCCAGCGGCCGCCTCCGCCGGCAACCCTCGATGGCCCCACCTCTGGCCGCCAGCGCAGCCTCGAGCAGCTGGACGAGCTCATCACCGACCTGGTCATTGACTCGCGGCCCCCAGCCGGCCAAGCCCCCGAGGCCGCGGCCGACGGCCTGGGCCGCCAGCTGCACCGCCTGCTGGACTCGCGGCCCGCGGGCCCCGGGGCCCCCGCGCTGGCGCCGCGCTCGCCACCCGCGTCGGCGGGCAGCGCCGAGGAGCCCGCGGGCCCGGGGCAGGCGGCCGACGGGTCCCCAGAGCCCAGCGCCGACGAGGACGACCTGATGACGTGCTCCAACGCACGCTGCCGGCGCACTGAGACCATGTTCAATGCCTGTCTCTACTTCAAGTCGTGTCACAGCTGCTACACCTACTACTGCTCGCGCCTGTGCCGCCGCGAGGACTGGGACGCGCACAAGGCGCGCTGCGTGTACGGCCGCGTGGGCAGTGTGTGCCGCCACGTGCTGCAGTTCTGCCGCGACAGCGGCCCGGTGCACCGAGCCTTCTCACGCATCGCGCGCGTCGGCTTCTTGTCCCGCGGCCGCGGCGTGCTCTTCCTGGGCTTCCCGAGTCCCGGCTCCGCAGACAACTTCCTACGCTTCGGCCTCGAGGGGCTGCTGCTGTCGCCCACCTACCTGTCGCTGCGAGAGCTGGCCACGCACGCGGCGCCCCTGGGCAGCTACGCGCGCGAGCTGGCGGCTGCCGGGCGCCTCTACGAGCCGGCTGAGTGCTTCTTGCTCAGTGTGTCGGTGGCCGTGGGCCCCAGCGCCGCGCCCCCCGGCGCACCCTCCCGGCCCGCGCCCGCGCCGCGCAGCCCCGGGCCCACGGTGCGCAAGTTCGCCAAGGTGGCGCTGGCGGCCGGCAGCCCGGCGCGGCCACCCCCGGCGCGGGGCCGCGAGCCGGACATGGAGACGTTGATCCTGACGCCGCCGCCGGGCACGGCGGGCCTGGACCAGGACGGCGAGGCGGGCCGCCGCGCGCGCGAGGTGGCCTTCATCCACATCCAGCGCGAGCTGCGGCTGCGCGGCGTCTTTCTGCGCCACGAGTTCCCGCGCGTCTACGAGCAGCTCTGCGAGTTTGTCGAGGACAACCGGCGCTTCACGCCCACCACCATCTACCCCACGGACCGGCGCACTGGCCGCCCCTTCATGTGCATGATCATGGCCGCCTCTGAGCCGCGAGCGCTCGATTGGGTGGCCAGCGCCAACCTGCTGGACGACATCATGTAG
- the PHPT1 gene encoding 14 kDa phosphohistidine phosphatase isoform X3, protein MAEADLAQIPDVDIDSDGVFKYVLIRVHAAPPSGTPAGESKEIVRGYKWAEYHADIYDKVSGEMQKKGYGCECLGGGRISHQSQDKKIHVYGYSMGYGRAQHSVSTEKIKARYPDYEVTWADDGY, encoded by the exons ATGGCGGAGGCGGACCTCGCCCAGATCCCCGATGTGGACATCGACTCCGATGGCGTCTTCAAGTACGTGCTGATTCGAGTCCACGCGGCGCCGCCCTCCGGGACCCCGGCCGGAGAGAGCAAGGAGATTGTGCGCGGCTACAAGTGGGCCGAGTACCACG CCGACATCTACGACAAGGTATCCGGCGAGATGCAGAAGAAGGGCTACGGCTGCGAGTGCTTGGGAGGTGGGCGCATCTCCCACCAGAGCCAGGACAAGAAAATCCACGTGTATGGCTACTCCATG GGTTATGGTCGTGCCCAACACTCCGTCTCCACAGAGAAAATCAAAGCCAGGTACCCCGACTACGAGGTCACCTGGGCCGACGACGGCTACTGA
- the PHPT1 gene encoding 14 kDa phosphohistidine phosphatase isoform X2, which produces MAEADLAQIPDVDIDSDGVFKYVLIRVHAAPPSGTPAGESKEIVRGYKWAEYHGATMLSRLPRPSRHLRQGIRRDAEEGLRLRVLGRWAHLPPEPGQENPRVWLLHGLWSCPTLRLHRENQSQVPRLRGHLGRRRLLRPSRGCHL; this is translated from the exons ATGGCGGAGGCGGACCTCGCCCAGATCCCCGATGTGGACATCGACTCCGATGGCGTCTTCAAGTACGTGCTGATTCGAGTCCACGCGGCGCCGCCCTCCGGGACCCCGGCCGGAGAGAGCAAGGAGATTGTGCGCGGCTACAAGTGGGCCGAGTACCACG GGGCCACCATGCTGAGCCGCCTTCCCCGTCCCAGCCGACATCTACGACAAGGTATCCGGCGAGATGCAGAAGAAGGGCTACGGCTGCGAGTGCTTGGGAGGTGGGCGCATCTCCCACCAGAGCCAGGACAAGAAAATCCACGTGTATGGCTACTCCATG GGTTATGGTCGTGCCCAACACTCCGTCTCCACAGAGAAAATCAAAGCCAGGTACCCCGACTACGAGGTCACCTGGGCCGACGACGGCTACTGAGGCCCTCCCGAGGCTGCCACCTCTAG
- the PHPT1 gene encoding 14 kDa phosphohistidine phosphatase isoform X1, giving the protein MAEADLAQIPDVDIDSDGVFKYVLIRVHAAPPSGTPAGESKEIVRGYKWAEYHVQLPGPGRIPSSLSSRPSLEGLLSWGRSCSELRLQTPWASRGHHAEPPSPSQPTSTTRYPARCRRRATAASAWEVGASPTRARTRKSTCMATPWVMVVPNTPSPQRKSKPGTPTTRSPGPTTATEALPRLPPLAAHSELCP; this is encoded by the exons ATGGCGGAGGCGGACCTCGCCCAGATCCCCGATGTGGACATCGACTCCGATGGCGTCTTCAAGTACGTGCTGATTCGAGTCCACGCGGCGCCGCCCTCCGGGACCCCGGCCGGAGAGAGCAAGGAGATTGTGCGCGGCTACAAGTGGGCCGAGTACCACG TCCAGCTCCCCGGCCCCGGGCgcatcccctcctccctttcatCCCGTCCCAGCCTGGAGGGGCTTCtctcctggggaaggagctgctcAGAACTGAGGCTTCAGACCCCCTGGGCCTCCAGGGGCCACCATGCTGAGCCGCCTTCCCCGTCCCAGCCGACATCTACGACAAGGTATCCGGCGAGATGCAGAAGAAGGGCTACGGCTGCGAGTGCTTGGGAGGTGGGCGCATCTCCCACCAGAGCCAGGACAAGAAAATCCACGTGTATGGCTACTCCATG GGTTATGGTCGTGCCCAACACTCCGTCTCCACAGAGAAAATCAAAGCCAGGTACCCCGACTACGAGGTCACCTGGGCCGACGACGGCTACTGAGGCCCTCCCGAGGCTGCCACCTCTAGCAGCCCACTCAGAACTTTGCCCTTGA